One Spirochaeta cellobiosiphila DSM 17781 genomic window, TTCACCAAAACTTGTTACAGCTTTTGGCCAAGGATTATAGGCTCTGATCTGTCTATCAATAGTTATAGCATCTTTATCCCAGTCTATCAGACCATCTTCTTTATTAATTAGCTGACAATAAGTGGCTAAGCTATCATCCTGAGGTGTTGCTTTGGCTAAGTATTCCTCCCAATGTTCCATTACCTTTAAAAAGACCTTAGCCCCTTCTTCTCCTGCTCTTATTGTTAGGTCTTCCGTTGTTTCATGTCCGGACAAGGGATAGTCTTCCTGATAAAGCAGATCTCCTGCATCCATCTGTAAAGCTAACTTTTGAACAGTAATAGTCATTTGATCTAAACCAGAGAGTATCGTTTCCGGTAAAGGGCTTGGGCCTCTGAATTGGGGAAGCCTGGAAGGATGAAGATTAATGCCTCCCAAGGGAAACAGATTGATAAAACTTTCTCTGAAGATCTTCCCATAAGCAAAGACCACAAGAAGATCCACACCCAGATTGGTTACATTCTCAGGAGCTAGCTCTTTAAGCTTAACAGGATCAAATACGGGTAGTCCTAGTTCAATAGCTTTAGCTTTAACAGGAGAAGGAGTCAGTTTACGCCCTCGTCCCTGGGGACGATCAGGATTCGTCAACACTGCTGCAACATATCCCGCTTTAGCTAAAGCCTCCAGAGAAGGTACAGCAATCTCCGGAGTCCCTGCAAATAGTATTCTCACCTAGCCACGCATCCTTTTGTCATAAGCTTTGAGAAGTTTATCACGCTTTTTTTCTTTTAAGTAGTCAATAAAAAGGACACCCTTTAGATGGTCAAATTCATGTTGAATGATTCGGGCTAGATACCCTTCTGCTTCTAACTTGAATGGTCGTCCCTTAACATTATAAGCCTGGATCTGAATGGCGGCCGGTCTATCAACATCAGCATAGAGACCAGGAATACTGAGGCATCCTTCTTCAAAAGGAACGATTTCCATGCTTGTTCCAATAATCTCTGGATTGATGAAAACCCAGGGTTTCTCATCAGGAGCCTGACAAACGAAAATCTTATCAGTTAAACCAACCTGAGGGCCAGCTAGACCAACACCATTAGACAGATGCATGGTATGGAGCATATTTTCAGCTAACTCTTCCATTGGTTTACCAAATTCCGTAATTATCTTTGTATCCTGACGTAATATATCGTGGGGGTATGTGTAAATATCCATATAAAAAACCTCCGGTAAACACTAGTTTAAATTTACACCTTGGTCAACAAAAGTCAAAATCTACTGGCTGATTTAAGTATGTAATTAGGGTAAAGAGTTAGTATGGTAGTAACACAATTCTTGGTGTTAAGCACTTTTGTTAAGTACAATATAAAAAAA contains:
- the def gene encoding peptide deformylase, which encodes MDIYTYPHDILRQDTKIITEFGKPMEELAENMLHTMHLSNGVGLAGPQVGLTDKIFVCQAPDEKPWVFINPEIIGTSMEIVPFEEGCLSIPGLYADVDRPAAIQIQAYNVKGRPFKLEAEGYLARIIQHEFDHLKGVLFIDYLKEKKRDKLLKAYDKRMRG
- the fmt gene encoding methionyl-tRNA formyltransferase — encoded protein: MRILFAGTPEIAVPSLEALAKAGYVAAVLTNPDRPQGRGRKLTPSPVKAKAIELGLPVFDPVKLKELAPENVTNLGVDLLVVFAYGKIFRESFINLFPLGGINLHPSRLPQFRGPSPLPETILSGLDQMTITVQKLALQMDAGDLLYQEDYPLSGHETTEDLTIRAGEEGAKVFLKVMEHWEEYLAKATPQDDSLATYCQLINKEDGLIDWDKDAITIDRQIRAYNPWPKAVTSFGENALTIYESHIVEGDLPGQPGEVLKVDKGEGILVKTGDGLLCITKLQLKGKKVLDYKSFLNGTQGFINAVLGSKNE